A section of the Bradyrhizobium oligotrophicum S58 genome encodes:
- a CDS encoding L,D-transpeptidase family protein, whose translation MINRAFVRVLMTSAALAAGALLTGCNSDQVALATSAKANQPVPPKLVATIAEKDMDTQSPILVRVFKQEAELEVWKQDRSGRFALLKTYPICRWSGDLGPKVREGDRQAPEGFYSINPSQMNPQSAYYLSFNTGYPNAFDKALGRSGSQLMVHGDCSSRGCFAMTDEQIAEIYALGRESFFGGQRAFQFQAYPFRMTPVNMARHRNNPNMPFWRMIKEGYDHFEVTRQEPKVDFCEKKYVFDAQKPPGATHDPVFDASAKCPAYVVPDEITAAVRDKQQADEAEYAKLVAKGTPVAKLNTGIDGGMNPIFANRVPGASTGLSDAGEAPGLSLANFTPAPGTIPGHVNPPRAPGADEVAAMPASAAPAPVAAPSTRVAAVSAPEKPSFMSSLARKVGIGGNAAADTTAATAKPESRTAEAKPSEVKPAPKPVAAKPAETRQAAARPPFKPATSDAPATTASAPAQTQTALVSGAVPVLQSNSFDSRFAGFK comes from the coding sequence TTGATCAACCGCGCTTTCGTCCGGGTTCTCATGACCTCGGCGGCGTTGGCCGCCGGCGCGTTGCTGACCGGTTGCAACAGCGATCAGGTCGCACTCGCCACCAGTGCCAAGGCCAATCAGCCGGTCCCGCCCAAGCTCGTCGCGACGATCGCCGAGAAGGACATGGACACGCAGTCGCCGATCCTGGTCCGTGTCTTCAAGCAGGAAGCCGAGCTCGAGGTCTGGAAGCAGGACCGCTCCGGCCGTTTCGCGCTGCTCAAGACCTATCCGATCTGCCGCTGGTCGGGCGATCTCGGCCCCAAGGTGCGCGAGGGTGACCGCCAGGCGCCGGAGGGCTTCTACTCGATCAACCCGAGCCAGATGAACCCGCAATCGGCCTACTACCTCTCCTTCAACACCGGCTATCCGAACGCCTTCGACAAGGCGCTGGGACGCAGCGGCTCGCAGCTGATGGTGCATGGCGACTGCTCCTCGCGCGGCTGCTTCGCGATGACCGACGAGCAGATCGCCGAGATCTATGCGCTCGGGCGCGAGTCGTTCTTCGGCGGCCAGCGCGCCTTCCAGTTCCAGGCCTATCCGTTCCGGATGACGCCGGTGAACATGGCGAGGCACCGCAACAATCCGAACATGCCGTTCTGGCGCATGATCAAGGAAGGCTACGACCATTTCGAGGTCACCCGCCAGGAGCCGAAGGTCGACTTCTGCGAGAAGAAGTATGTGTTCGACGCCCAGAAGCCGCCCGGCGCGACGCATGATCCGGTGTTCGACGCCTCCGCCAAATGCCCGGCCTATGTCGTGCCCGACGAGATCACCGCCGCCGTGCGCGACAAGCAGCAGGCCGACGAGGCCGAATACGCCAAGCTCGTCGCCAAGGGCACGCCGGTCGCCAAGCTCAACACCGGCATCGATGGCGGCATGAATCCCATCTTCGCCAATCGCGTTCCGGGTGCCTCGACCGGCCTGTCCGATGCCGGCGAAGCGCCGGGCCTGTCGCTCGCCAACTTCACGCCGGCTCCGGGCACGATCCCCGGTCACGTCAACCCGCCGCGCGCGCCCGGCGCCGACGAGGTCGCCGCGATGCCGGCCAGTGCCGCGCCGGCTCCAGTGGCAGCGCCGTCGACCCGCGTCGCAGCCGTCAGCGCGCCGGAGAAGCCGAGCTTCATGTCGAGCCTCGCCCGCAAGGTCGGGATCGGCGGCAACGCGGCGGCCGACACCACGGCCGCGACGGCCAAGCCGGAGAGCAGGACCGCGGAGGCCAAGCCTTCCGAGGTCAAGCCTGCGCCGAAGCCTGTGGCGGCGAAGCCCGCCGAGACCAGGCAGGCCGCCGCGCGGCCGCCGTTCAAGCCCGCCACCAGCGACGCGCCCGCCACCACGGCCTCCGCACCCGCCCAGACCCAGACCGCGCTGGTCTCCGGCGCCGTTCCGGTACTGCAGTCGAACTCGTTCGACAGCCGCTTTGCAGGGTTCAAGTAA
- a CDS encoding Rrf2 family transcriptional regulator — translation MRPNSQLSGILHVLLHMAEHDGPVTSEALASMIQTNPVVIRRIMAGLRDGGHVRSEKGHGGGWTLARDLATVTLRDVYDSLGRPSLFAIGNRTENPDCLVEQAVNAALDTSLQAAETLLLSRLGAITLAALSADFHDRLERRKRPRKGDVCHDG, via the coding sequence ATGAGACCCAACAGCCAGCTGTCCGGCATCCTGCACGTCCTGCTCCATATGGCGGAGCACGACGGTCCGGTCACGTCCGAGGCCCTCGCATCGATGATACAGACCAATCCGGTCGTGATCCGCAGAATCATGGCCGGCCTCCGCGACGGCGGCCATGTGCGCTCCGAGAAAGGCCATGGCGGCGGATGGACGCTCGCCCGCGATCTGGCGACCGTCACCCTGCGCGACGTCTACGATTCACTCGGGCGGCCATCGCTGTTCGCCATCGGGAATCGAACCGAGAATCCGGACTGCCTCGTCGAGCAGGCCGTCAACGCAGCGCTCGACACCTCCCTGCAGGCTGCAGAGACGCTGCTGCTGTCCCGCCTCGGCGCCATCACGCTCGCGGCGCTGAGCGCTGATTTCCACGACCGCCTCGAACGACGAAAGCGACCTCGCAAAGGAGACGTTTGTCATGACGGCTGA
- a CDS encoding class I SAM-dependent methyltransferase, with protein sequence MTAEIADGAQQFMRAFSDPEFVARYTDGPRRFVPGLDGLHRMTAVLLAERAPKHAKVLVLGAGGGLELNALAEAHPSWTFVGVDPAPQMLQLAERTLGARMNRVELIEGTIDHAPAGPFDAATCLLTLHFLAAPERLRTVRAVHDRLRPEAPFVVAHSCLPKERVERSLWLDRYAAYAVASGTDPEQARTMRATVDASVNMLSPDEDEAVLRDGGFRNARPFFAALTWHGWIGHA encoded by the coding sequence ATGACGGCTGAGATTGCCGACGGCGCGCAGCAATTCATGCGCGCGTTTTCCGATCCGGAGTTCGTCGCGCGCTACACCGACGGACCGCGCCGCTTCGTGCCCGGCCTCGACGGACTGCATCGGATGACGGCCGTCCTGCTGGCCGAACGGGCGCCCAAACATGCGAAGGTGCTGGTGCTCGGCGCCGGTGGAGGGCTCGAGCTCAACGCGCTGGCGGAAGCCCATCCATCCTGGACATTCGTCGGTGTCGATCCGGCGCCGCAGATGCTGCAACTCGCCGAACGCACGCTCGGCGCGCGGATGAACAGGGTCGAGCTGATCGAGGGCACCATCGACCATGCGCCTGCCGGCCCGTTCGACGCGGCGACTTGCCTGCTGACGCTGCATTTTCTGGCTGCGCCGGAACGTTTGAGGACAGTGCGCGCCGTGCATGACCGGCTTCGTCCTGAAGCGCCTTTCGTGGTCGCGCATAGTTGCCTGCCCAAGGAGCGGGTCGAGAGGTCGCTGTGGCTGGACCGCTACGCCGCCTATGCGGTGGCGTCCGGCACCGACCCGGAGCAGGCCAGGACGATGCGCGCGACCGTCGATGCCAGCGTCAACATGCTGAGCCCCGACGAGGATGAAGCCGTCCTGCGCGACGGCGGCTTTCGCAACGCCCGTCCATTCTTCGCCGCGCTGACCTGGCATGGCTGGATCGGCCACGCCTGA